In one window of Desulforhabdus amnigena DNA:
- a CDS encoding GspMb/PilO family protein: MEYRFPTSAELKKNRLSIGIVAATLLFLLVVYFLWLDPMDSEKADLKTKVKQQTELVKKYQEKLNQAQSIKDNLVKKESELKEMQKRLYRGNDPYQLAASLGNMLSSHGDSSKKLDIKTYQVLASKEYGLYQEVHLRFNFMTSIEGLQYFLERVRNFETAMLVQEINIQRIQRKSGPDLVINVILSALMEKKEKS, translated from the coding sequence ATGGAATACCGTTTCCCTACCTCAGCAGAATTGAAGAAAAACCGCCTCTCCATAGGCATCGTTGCCGCTACACTGCTGTTCCTTTTGGTGGTTTACTTTCTATGGCTCGATCCCATGGATTCGGAGAAGGCGGACCTCAAAACAAAAGTCAAACAGCAAACCGAGCTTGTCAAAAAATATCAGGAGAAGCTGAATCAGGCGCAAAGCATTAAAGATAATCTGGTAAAAAAAGAAAGTGAGCTCAAGGAGATGCAAAAACGCCTCTATAGGGGCAACGATCCGTATCAACTGGCGGCATCTCTCGGAAACATGCTTTCATCCCACGGGGACTCCAGCAAAAAGCTCGACATAAAAACGTACCAAGTTCTGGCAAGCAAAGAATACGGCCTCTACCAGGAAGTCCATTTGAGGTTCAATTTCATGACCTCCATCGAAGGCCTTCAGTATTTTCTCGAACGCGTCCGAAACTTTGAGACAGCAATGCTTGTTCAAGAAATAAACATCCAGAGGATCCAGCGGAAATCGGGTCCTGATCTTGTGATCAATGTCATTCTTTCGGCTTTGATGGAAAAGAAAGAGAAATCTTGA
- a CDS encoding PilN domain-containing protein — protein sequence MLKGSIKHRTRELVAVYVEPRRVEVLRAHRQWRSWLIDSTETFTVPQDENLYEYLQRLNLRPKARKGAALLLFLPHTYYNFHREHYPSTLKDQLEDALNFDWQENIFYELDRTIHFAAPSIPVDHLLSVPIFSLQRDLYEKFSQAIGGEAFENFAVMPSALVYGSILPPAPENEEALPLRIVGRILDPHHMEIHRFYEGIFLDSAVIARQMYNLRLFRENLQCIEAGTDNANIPIQIICAEGENDEACKLEWERENLNIEVHSLQHPFVVNWVKHLLTQDVVKTFDTQLLLKPWEVPKVAWPVLALVALFSIYAAFQVYAYNKLQQDSLRLKRQILQLEAQWKPIEELQTRVSKFEEDQKTLSEFNAEGYPLFELLTLLSNATPDDTWLNYFSLRKGQMMLRGESKSAIKYLSDLSKIEGFQDVRFASPVTRNPASDEERFNLNLQVDLEKLRKTIADLQIEMEEDKALEEGPADAALAGPMEADEAPGQEVPLDSEEAPAVPKGN from the coding sequence ATGCTGAAGGGTTCTATCAAGCATCGAACCAGGGAGCTCGTGGCCGTCTATGTCGAGCCCCGGCGCGTAGAGGTTCTCAGAGCGCATCGACAATGGCGGTCCTGGTTGATCGATTCCACAGAAACGTTCACGGTACCCCAGGATGAGAACTTGTATGAATATTTACAACGTCTCAACTTGCGCCCTAAAGCCAGAAAGGGAGCAGCTCTCCTTCTCTTTTTGCCTCACACCTATTACAATTTCCACCGGGAACACTATCCTTCGACCCTTAAAGATCAGCTGGAAGATGCTCTCAATTTTGACTGGCAGGAAAACATCTTCTACGAACTGGATCGAACAATTCATTTCGCTGCGCCGTCCATACCCGTAGACCACCTGCTCTCCGTTCCCATTTTCTCTCTGCAGAGAGACTTGTACGAAAAGTTCAGCCAGGCGATAGGAGGCGAAGCTTTCGAGAATTTCGCCGTTATGCCCAGCGCCCTTGTTTATGGCTCGATCCTGCCTCCTGCTCCCGAAAATGAAGAAGCTTTGCCTCTTAGGATCGTAGGCCGAATCCTTGATCCTCATCACATGGAAATACATCGATTCTACGAGGGCATCTTTCTGGATTCCGCTGTCATCGCCAGACAGATGTATAACCTCAGGCTTTTCCGGGAGAACCTGCAGTGCATCGAGGCCGGGACCGATAACGCCAACATCCCCATTCAGATCATTTGCGCCGAGGGAGAAAATGACGAAGCCTGTAAGCTGGAATGGGAACGTGAAAATCTGAACATCGAGGTGCATTCATTACAGCATCCTTTCGTGGTGAATTGGGTGAAACATTTGCTCACACAGGACGTGGTGAAGACTTTTGATACCCAATTGCTCCTGAAACCCTGGGAAGTCCCTAAAGTCGCCTGGCCCGTTCTTGCCCTGGTTGCCCTGTTTTCCATCTACGCCGCTTTCCAGGTGTATGCCTACAACAAGCTGCAGCAAGATTCTCTGCGACTCAAACGTCAGATACTGCAGTTGGAAGCGCAATGGAAACCTATCGAGGAACTTCAGACACGCGTCTCAAAGTTCGAGGAAGATCAGAAGACTCTCTCCGAGTTCAACGCCGAAGGTTATCCTCTTTTTGAACTCCTCACCCTTCTCTCGAACGCAACCCCCGATGACACGTGGCTGAATTATTTTTCCTTGCGCAAAGGGCAGATGATGCTGCGTGGAGAGAGCAAATCAGCGATCAAGTATCTTTCAGATCTTTCTAAAATTGAAGGATTTCAAGATGTTAGATTTGCATCCCCTGTAACTCGCAACCCTGCATCCGATGAAGAGCGCTTCAATCTCAACCTCCAGGTGGACCTCGAGAAACTCAGAAAAACGATTGCCGACCTGCAGATAGAGATGGAGGAAGACAAGGCCCTGGAAGAGGGCCCAGCCGATGCAGCGCTGGCAGGCCCTATGGAAGCAGACGAAGCGCCGGGGCAAGAAGTTCCCCTCGACAGCGAGGAAGCCCCTGCAGTTCCGAAAGGTAACTGA
- a CDS encoding type II secretion system minor pseudopilin, which yields MIDGTRKTPERRMDRKREKGVVLISVLWICALIMWFALQIGVETRLQGDEEVHMLRRSQAFYLAVGGCYEALAHMGSALSLGFDAPPESNWQPNGQPHVIDYQTGQALVIVESENLKVNVNKASQEQLKTVLEKAGMQEDAANEMADRIRDFIDQDDIPGLKGAEKDRYEDMGLPYQPFNGPLTSLDQMLLIPGITQQLFYGYGIKGDLPAQENEAGIYIPPLLPRPDSLFQMLTIYGKNIALQDNPDTQEFIKEHTTWENGGIYRILSTGMTSGGTPAVVIWLTVRFAPETEEGYEVLYRKIL from the coding sequence ATGATAGACGGTACAAGAAAAACGCCTGAGAGACGCATGGACCGAAAGCGGGAAAAAGGGGTCGTGCTCATTTCCGTTTTGTGGATCTGCGCCCTCATCATGTGGTTCGCCCTCCAGATCGGAGTCGAAACCAGGCTCCAGGGCGACGAGGAAGTCCATATGTTGCGCAGGTCCCAGGCGTTCTATCTCGCAGTGGGGGGGTGCTATGAAGCCTTGGCGCATATGGGTTCGGCTCTCTCTCTAGGCTTCGACGCCCCGCCGGAATCGAACTGGCAGCCCAATGGACAGCCTCATGTCATTGACTATCAAACGGGGCAGGCCCTCGTCATTGTCGAATCGGAAAATCTAAAGGTCAATGTGAATAAGGCCAGCCAAGAACAGCTCAAAACCGTTCTTGAAAAGGCCGGCATGCAAGAAGATGCCGCCAATGAAATGGCCGATCGCATCCGGGATTTTATAGACCAAGATGATATCCCCGGTTTAAAAGGTGCAGAAAAAGACCGCTACGAAGATATGGGGCTGCCTTATCAACCCTTCAACGGACCGTTGACCAGCCTCGACCAGATGCTCCTCATACCGGGAATCACACAGCAGCTTTTCTATGGATATGGGATCAAGGGTGACCTTCCGGCCCAGGAGAACGAAGCCGGCATCTATATCCCCCCCTTGTTGCCAAGACCTGATTCTCTGTTTCAGATGCTGACAATTTATGGTAAAAATATTGCTTTACAGGACAACCCCGATACCCAGGAATTTATCAAGGAGCATACCACTTGGGAGAATGGAGGAATTTATCGTATTCTTTCCACCGGAATGACCTCCGGAGGCACTCCCGCAGTCGTCATATGGCTCACCGTTCGTTTTGCTCCAGAAACTGAAGAGGGGTATGAAGTACTATATCGCAAGATCCTCTAG